One window of the Pieris brassicae chromosome Z, ilPieBrab1.1, whole genome shotgun sequence genome contains the following:
- the LOC123718545 gene encoding protein SCAI — protein MNAMDGERKIIIEFCHLLEKSKVLFNGLRELPQYGHKQWQSYFGRTFDVYTKLWKFQQQHRDVLDSKYGLKRWQIGEIASKIGQLYYHFYLRTSETAYLREAFAFYQAIRARRYYTHAVKEDKCELMVKKLRYYARFIVVSLLLNKLKLVDDLIRELDNQIIEYGTAYNAEDQMEWTVVVDEVKAFLDAEPAVQVMYNDMPAPDMSNRIHPDHTPYVERGPHMHLTLQDVIIIGSSTQQAKFSELTIDMYRILQILEKEPIGPAPQALSEDIPPHGPPPAPHSTQRGYVVGDSFRRDNPHKYLLFKPTALQCLVYLASSCNDLPLNGAILLYISADGYIPSHSRNADSITGYEGGGYITSGKLDPNRDSTRESRGQSQERGSRGKDHYLLYPGDIYPFTRKPLFIIVESNCSGLMQNMPRHFNQPLVMLLSAQELPANLAERCHQGNLLTLFLNNPLMGFCASCELFTIEEGLLDVCETLVLDFMFQCAQLILRIRIDMNFFAFMGDEFLRTIILRYLFCECSLRLNRNFRSRSQIVHSTPPMPEELLANSTLVSIILKISDQLGVRNYFSDVSGPGSGPRDSRDQN, from the exons atgaatgcCATGGATGGAGAgaggaaaattataattgaattttgtcACTTATTGGAGAAATCGAAAGTTCTGTTCAATGGATTAAG GGAACTACCCCAATATGGCCACAAGCAATGGCAGTCATACTTCGGCCGCACGTTCGATGTTTACACCAAATTGTGGAAATTTCAACAACAACACAGGGACGTACTAGATAGTAAATATGGTTTAAAGAGATGGCAGATAGGAGAGATCGCATCGAAAATTGGGCAGTTGTACTATCACTTCTA TCTGAGGACTAGTGAAACTGCTTACCTTCGGGAAGCATTCGCGTTTTACCAGGCCATCAGAGCGAGGCGATACTACACACATGCAGTTAAAGAGGACAAGTGTGAACTAATGGTGAAAAAGCTACGATATTATGCAAGATTTATTGTTGTATCATTAttactgaataaattaaaacttgttgACGATCTTATAAGAGAACTCGACAATCAAATAATTGAGTATGGAACCGCGTATAACGCTGAAGACCAAATGGAATGGACTGTAGTTGTTGATGAAGTTAAAGCTTTCCTTGATGCCGAGCCAGCCGTTCAGGTTATGTACAATGATATGCCGGCACCCGACATGTCTaatag AATCCATCCCGACCATACGCCATACGTTGAAAGAGGACCCCACATGCATTTAACTTTACAAGACGTAATTATAATTGGTAGTAGTACACAACAGGCAAAATTTTCTGAACTCACAATCGATATGTATAGAATTCTTCAGATATTGGAAAAAGAACCAATTGGCCCAGCACCTCAGGCCCTGAGTGAGGATATTCCTCCTCACGGGCCACCACCAGCTCCACATTCTACGCAAAGAG GTTACGTGGTCGGGGACAGCTTCCGTCGGGACAATCCGCACAAGTACTTGTTATTTAAGCCAACCGCACTGCAATGCCTGGTCTACCTAGCGAGCAGTTGCAATGATTTGCCATTAAACGGAgcgattttattatacatttcgGCGGATGGCTATATCCCGTCTCACAGTCGTAACGCTGACAGCATCA CTGGCTATGAAGGCGGAGGGTATATAACATCTGGCAAATTAGATCCAAATCGGGATTCAACAAGAGAATCCAGGGGACAATCACAAGAAAGAGGGAGCAGGGGAAAGGATCATTATCTGTTGTACCCTGGCGACATTTACCCTTTTACTAGAAAACCGTTGTTTATCATAGTTGAGTCGAATTGTTCTGGACTCATGCAAAATATGCCCCGCCATTTCAATCAGCCACTTGTGATGTTATTGTCAGCTCAAGAACTTCCAGCAAACCTAGCAG AACGATGTCATCAAGGTAATCTCCTAACGTTGTTCCTTAACAATCCTTTGATGGGATTCTGTGCATCGTGCGAGCTTTTCACAATAGAAGAAGGTCTACTGGACGTATGCGAGACTTTAGTCCTCGATTTTATGTTCCAGTGTGCACAGTTAATACTCCGAATTCGTATCG ATATGAACTTCTTCGCTTTCATGGGCGATGAGTTCCTTCGAACGATAATACTACGGTACCTCTTCTGTGAATGCTCTCTGCGATTGAATAGAAACTTCCGTTCCCGGTCTCAGATCGTCCATTCAACGCCTCCGATGCCCGAAGAGCTGCTGGCAAATTCCACCCTcgtttcaattattttgaaaatttctgACCAACTCGGA GTTAGGAATTACTTTTCAGATGTTTCCGGACCGGGATCGGGGCCAAGGGACAGTAGGGATCAAAATTAG